The Amycolatopsis nigrescens CSC17Ta-90 genomic interval CTGGTACGGCGTTGAAGGCGTATCAGAACGCGGCGGAGATCGTGGCGCGTGAGCAGCCTGGTTCGCATATCGACTGGGCGTTGATCGCGAGTATCGGGCGGATCGAGTCGAATCACGCTCGTGGTGGTTATGTGGACGCCAAGGGCGACACGCTGGAGCCGATCCTGGGGCCGGTGCTCAACGGCGCCGGGCCGGTGGCCGCGATCGCCGACAGCGACGGCGGCCGGTTCGACGCGGACCCGGTGTGGGACCGCGCGGTAGGCCCCACCCAGTTCATTCCCTCGACCTGGCGCAACTACGCCTCCGACGGCAACGGCGACGGCGAGTCCAACCCCAACAACATCTACGACGCCACCCTCGGCACCGGCCGCTACCTCACCTCCGGCGGCCTCGACCTCGCCAACCCGGACCAGCTTCGCGCGGCGATCTTCCGCTACAACAATTCCGACAGCTACGTGAACACGGTCATCCTGTGGGCGCAGGCGTACCGCAGCGGCAGTGTCGGCGCGCTGCCGGACAGCAAGGTGCCGATCGGTGCGCCGAACACGACCACTTCCCCGGCGCCGGGCGAAGTCCCGCCGCCGCCGGCCCCGACCACCACGCCGACGACGCCGGCAACCGGCAACCCGCCCGGCACGACCACGCCGACCGGCAGCCAGCTGCCGCCGGACACCAGCGACGAGACCCCGCCCACGACGACGACCACGACGACGACTACACCGACGACGGACCCGACCTGTACCACCAAGCCTCCGAGCGAAACGCCGACTCCGCCGTCGACGACCTTGCCGCCGTGCGACCCCGACGGGACCTCCACACAGACGCCTACGCCCTGATCGCGGGTGGTGATGGTTAGGGT includes:
- a CDS encoding lytic murein transglycosylase; translated protein: MRVSRLTGTARRIGLRHKTVVAVIGGTLAVVPAVAASGGAATWVNLASSEHTGDAALEGGFDPRLTQIGVNGSLPQAPAPVPLGAYELPSGPLGIPGTALKAYQNAAEIVAREQPGSHIDWALIASIGRIESNHARGGYVDAKGDTLEPILGPVLNGAGPVAAIADSDGGRFDADPVWDRAVGPTQFIPSTWRNYASDGNGDGESNPNNIYDATLGTGRYLTSGGLDLANPDQLRAAIFRYNNSDSYVNTVILWAQAYRSGSVGALPDSKVPIGAPNTTTSPAPGEVPPPPAPTTTPTTPATGNPPGTTTPTGSQLPPDTSDETPPTTTTTTTTTPTTDPTCTTKPPSETPTPPSTTLPPCDPDGTSTQTPTP